A single region of the Mercenaria mercenaria strain notata chromosome 6, MADL_Memer_1, whole genome shotgun sequence genome encodes:
- the LOC123548617 gene encoding protein unc-93 homolog A-like isoform X3 has translation MILNMVTYWPRFMNIMEQTTGDDMENFADHNEYQLLCESKIQEQCIQGEIFSDRPVSDNTTENMRVPENIEHIETTSCETFDNSDTGSWSSDTPLLPGKILDCENTTRDFHDAPDSSEIDKVVEAKLNTVNGEHIDKHVSLDMDQTSIAVPENNDGHTFGSGISIAYSIIRDVERVKTNPVHVFGSGWEFGSVCSINLHGSGDIFRSRTNTTDHHGFHNSPSAGRDTLLSRVFKDKIGSMQFDKNVDKESVKFTTLETNDIPMGVSSPVKTKNLKNLLILSTSLTFLHIAVFGLRNLQSSINSENGLGVFSLATLCGAFMFGSLASPFIVRKYGPKICVSISCFGHLVYIIANNFPSFYVIIPASVVHGLSNALLWNALCTYITEIGLDEAILKSKVPSNVLSRYFGIFFLALQMSMVLGNLISSLILSQADNRIKSNGNKIALSDTMDSSTTSVYSLVANVTGTEIFQIGMDESKCGASHCDVSTGEKAKPSVDDLDKLFLLGTYSSCAIISILVIQCFLDQLPNYSPSSSTLKDIIKQAGSVLAMVIDRKFCFIVMLCLYTVFSNGFVVADVLKAFITCPLGVRMVGYSMIWFGLCGSISSYMFGKLAKYTGNMAAFITVV, from the exons ATGATACTGAATATG GTGACGTATTGGCCAAGATTTATGAATATCATGGAACAAACGACGGGGGATGATATGGAAAACTTTGCAG accACAACGAATATCAGTTGCTATGTGAGAGTAAAATTCAAGAACAATGTATACAAGGCGAAATATTTTCTGACAGGCCTGTCAGCGACAACACAACAGAAAATATGCGAGTGCCTGAAAATATTGAACATATCGAAACTACCTCATGCGAAACGTTCGATAACTCAGACACCGGAAGTTGGAGTAGTGATACACCACTTCTTCCCGGTAAAATCTTGGATTGTGAAAATACAACCAGAGATTTCCATGACGCTCCAGACAGTTCAGAAATAGACAAAGTCGTTGAAGCTAAACTAAACACAGTAAATGGTGAGCACATAGATAAACACGTATCCTTGGATATGGATCAGACGTCAATAGCTGTCCCAGAGAACAACGATGGGCATACCTTTGGATCAGGTATCAGTATTGCCTATTCCATCATACGTGATGTTGAAAGGGTGAAAACCAATCCAGTTCATGTATTTGGAAGTGGTTGGGAATTTGGAAGTGTTTGCAGTATCAATCTTCACGGGTCCGGCGATATTTTCAGGAGTAGAACAAACACAACTGACCATCACGGATTCCATAATTCACCGTCAGCTGGACGAGACACTTTGTTGTCGCGGGTTTTTAAGGACAAGATAGGCAGTATGCAGTTTGATAAAAACGTAGATAAGGAATCTGTCAAGTTTACCACTTTAGAAACGAACGATATACCCATGGGCGTAAGTTCCCCTGTGAaaacaaaaaatctaaagaaCCTGTTGATCCTGAGTACAAgtttaacatttttacatataGCAGTGTTTGGACTTCGAAACCTTCAGAGTAGCATCAACAGTGAAAATGGACTTGGGGTTTTCTCGTTGGCTACATTATGTGGTGCATTTATGTTCGGAAGCTTGGCCAGTCCATTTATTGTTCGGAAATACGGACCAAAAATTTGCGTTAGTATATCATGCTTCGGCCATCTGGTTTATATAATTGCAAATAACTTCCCTAGTTTCTATGTTATCATCCCTGCCTCGGTTGTACACGGGTTAAGTAATGCTTTGCTATGGAATGCCTTGTGCACGTATATCACGGAAATCGGATTGGACGAAGCTATTCTTAAAAGTAAGGTTCCCAGCAATGTGCTAAGTCGCTACTTTGGCATATTCTTCCTTGCTCTTCAGATGTCCATGGTACTTGGGAATCTAATTTCGTCCCTGATCCTTTCTCAGGCTGACAACAGAATCAAAagtaatggaaacaaaatagcACTATCTGACACTATGGATAGCTCAACGACTTCTGTATACAGCTTGGTCGCCAATGTTACCGGGACCGAAATCTTTCAGATAGGCATGGACGAATCAAAGTGTGGAGCAAGTCATTGCGATGTATCAACAGGTGAAAAGGCAAAGCCAAGTGTAGATGATTTAGACAAACTATTTTTACTGGGAACTTATTCTAGCTGTGCAATCATATCGATTCTAGTCATTCAGTGCTTTTTGGACCAACTTCCTAACTACTCTCCTTCCTCCTCTACGTTGAAAGATATCATAAAACAGGCTGGTTCCGTGTTAGCCATGGTGATCGACCGGAAGTTCTGCTTCATTGTGATGCTTTGTCTTTACACTGTCTTCAGCAATGGTTTCGTCGTCGCAGATGTGTTAAAG